The sequence ACGTGCTCCTGAAGGCGGGGATACGGAAGGCGAGGGGGCTCATCTCGGTGGTCACCTCCGATACCGAGAACGTGTACATCACGCTCACCGCGCGCGGCCTCAACCCGGATCTCTTCATCCTCGCCCGGGCCGGCGAGGAGGGGTCGGAGATCAAGCTGAAGCGCGCCGGGGCGAACAAGGTCGTTTCCCCCTACCTGATCGGCGGCTCAAGGATGGCGCAGGCGATCCTGCGGCCGACGGTGGTCGACTTCATCGAAATCGCCACCGGACGGGAGCATCTCGAATTGCAGATGGAGGAGATCCTGATCCCGATGCATTCCGGTTTCATCGGGGAGACCCTGGCAAGTTCCGGCTTCCGCAAGGAGACCGGCGTCATCATCGTCGGGGTGAAGAAGCAAAGCGGCAGGATGGTCTTCAACCCGGAGTCGCACACGAAAATAGAGGCGCATGACACGCTGATCGTGCTGGGGGAACCTGCGGCGATACTGAAACTGGACCAGTTGGTGCGCTGCGACGACTGCGCCGAGGAATTGATCAAGAAACA is a genomic window of Geomonas ferrireducens containing:
- a CDS encoding potassium channel family protein — translated: MDPVRHFKISIGVLLLLLTVGTSGYMTLEGWSLLDALYMTVITLGTVGFREVHDLSHVGKMFTMMLIFFGVGVIGYIVGSLAQIMFEGQFQRILGRKKVEKAIAALDGHYIICGFGRIGSLICKEFAAKPLPFVVVEKDIDMIAQMEKDGNGYLFLPGDATIDDVLLKAGIRKARGLISVVTSDTENVYITLTARGLNPDLFILARAGEEGSEIKLKRAGANKVVSPYLIGGSRMAQAILRPTVVDFIEIATGREHLELQMEEILIPMHSGFIGETLASSGFRKETGVIIVGVKKQSGRMVFNPESHTKIEAHDTLIVLGEPAAILKLDQLVRCDDCAEELIKKHRKKDE